A genome region from Sphingobacteriaceae bacterium GW460-11-11-14-LB5 includes the following:
- a CDS encoding GNAT family N-acetyltransferase: MIMVQIEQIFPSLTWRIRHEAMYPELPFDSVKLPDDFDGIHFGLYLDHKLAGVVSLFHNGDVYQFRKLAILPDTQKAGYGSQLMAYILDFCKIQKATKLWCNARVNAKEFYFKFGFHETDKTFFKDGYDFVVMEKEL, translated from the coding sequence ATAATTATGGTTCAAATTGAGCAAATATTCCCTTCTTTAACCTGGCGGATCAGGCACGAGGCCATGTATCCTGAATTACCTTTTGATAGTGTAAAGCTTCCGGATGATTTTGACGGCATCCATTTTGGACTATACCTCGATCATAAATTAGCGGGAGTAGTTTCTCTATTTCATAATGGGGATGTTTATCAGTTCCGTAAACTTGCCATTCTGCCCGATACTCAAAAAGCAGGTTATGGCTCACAACTCATGGCCTATATACTCGATTTTTGTAAAATTCAAAAAGCGACAAAACTATGGTGCAATGCACGTGTAAATGCTAAGGAATTTTATTTTAAATTTGGCTTCCACGAAACCGATAAAACCTTTTTTAAAGATGGTTACGATTTTGTGGTAATGGAAAAAGAATTATAA